From Acidobacteriota bacterium, the proteins below share one genomic window:
- a CDS encoding S8 family serine peptidase — MRVTAVRIGIVASLVYAMMISGIWHTSSNTATQRFKQQPESGLQKSNALPARPLTYRSPGALHKVMVSAIDAPLASHLIATKAARKAKNYGAFTLLEISNETLSSLDSQRLEKIQIRDDMNLIMLRRGQIDTTANEPQIASDLREEKQSSHSLHLVQLFGPPTPDAIERIQATGAKLVTYIPNNAYLIYASESQLAGVRKLHSTDVIQWQGAFHPFYKLDAHIELNSVAERTFAIELVDAPETSNTLEKIKAVAKTVVMPETQIAGTIQMKIRAESYRMAELAKLSEVVFIEPTAKVRMHDERANQIIAGSVTEETINNIKVARPSNPGYLTFLNGLGFNANFDFAIDIADSGFDKGTPVNSHQDFLDAFGQSRVAYLHDFTNTQAANPTRDTDGHGTLNASIAAGFNVTGGSSFQDALGFQYGLGVAPFARIGVTKIFDDDGEFASRLSYAQYILDAYNGGARISNNSWGTCDLELGICNLYDSDARTFDLLARDVDTSTASYENMIIVFSAGNDGRKSSASVAMPATAKNVISVGASEGFRATDASGNPLTDGCGIGATLADNAQDVTDFSSGGPVQDGRAKPDLVAPGSHITGVVTQDSVYATKPIANIGVCDRYFPSGQTLYTWSSGTSHAAPSVAGGAALAFQWLKNRRGAEPSSALVKALLLNSTTYLTGKDANDNLPGAKQGWGLMNVARMFENVDRIIYDQDAHLFTQSGGTPFEISGVITDPTKEFRVMLTYTDAPGAALSNAPYVNQLNLEVTVGGVTFNGNVFAGQYSKSGGTKDFLNNAQGVRLPAGTTGTFVIRILPTVIAGDGALFNDISLDQDFALVVTNGRETPVPILSTATEVVNDVTLDDVSVIHNGGATDRALIPGETAEITLGVRNTSTVAATITAATLNFTGATTASAATFPVLAGNSTTRNDTPFTIQVPNNLRCGSIAELQLKLTTNLGVITLPFRAMVGRATSQMVLIDDDVDSARVRWKPKKGFSTATNVGLSGTQSYNAIDPGKIANDQILATLMMKKPVTIPENAGNVRLSFYHILDFEPGFDGGVMEYSLDDGVTWLDLGSRAIVGGYDGRVTSASTNPLGNRFAWTSRRRPGVFTQVVLNLDEFAGKRIRLRFAAGFDQATGILDGFRGWYIDNIKLTADSVECR; from the coding sequence ATGAGAGTTACAGCAGTGAGGATTGGCATCGTCGCATCGTTGGTTTATGCGATGATGATTTCAGGCATCTGGCACACATCTTCAAACACCGCAACCCAGCGGTTCAAACAACAACCGGAAAGCGGCTTGCAAAAATCGAATGCTTTACCGGCAAGACCTTTAACTTATCGCAGCCCCGGCGCGCTTCACAAAGTGATGGTGTCTGCCATTGACGCGCCGCTTGCGAGCCATTTGATTGCCACCAAAGCCGCGCGCAAAGCCAAAAATTATGGGGCATTCACCCTGCTTGAAATATCCAATGAAACTTTGTCATCGCTCGACAGTCAACGATTAGAAAAAATTCAGATTCGCGATGATATGAATTTAATTATGCTCAGGCGCGGGCAAATTGATACAACCGCCAACGAACCGCAAATCGCCAGCGACCTGCGGGAAGAAAAACAAAGTTCGCATAGTCTTCATCTGGTGCAACTCTTCGGTCCCCCGACCCCCGATGCAATTGAACGAATTCAAGCGACCGGCGCAAAACTGGTCACCTATATTCCGAACAATGCTTATTTGATTTATGCCAGCGAGTCGCAACTCGCAGGGGTTCGCAAACTCCATTCAACCGATGTGATTCAATGGCAAGGCGCGTTTCATCCTTTTTATAAACTCGATGCCCATATCGAATTGAATTCGGTTGCCGAGCGCACCTTTGCGATTGAGTTGGTCGATGCGCCGGAAACCAGCAACACCCTTGAAAAAATCAAAGCCGTCGCGAAAACCGTGGTTATGCCGGAAACTCAAATTGCCGGAACTATTCAAATGAAAATTCGCGCCGAATCTTACCGGATGGCGGAACTCGCAAAATTATCCGAAGTCGTTTTTATCGAACCGACCGCAAAGGTTCGCATGCACGATGAACGCGCCAATCAAATCATTGCCGGTTCAGTGACCGAAGAGACCATCAACAATATCAAAGTCGCGCGTCCATCCAATCCCGGTTACCTGACCTTTTTAAACGGACTCGGTTTCAATGCCAACTTCGATTTTGCCATCGACATTGCCGATTCGGGTTTCGATAAAGGCACACCGGTTAATTCGCATCAGGATTTTCTCGATGCTTTCGGACAATCGCGCGTCGCTTACCTGCACGATTTCACCAATACTCAAGCCGCCAATCCCACACGCGATACGGATGGACATGGCACGCTCAATGCTTCGATTGCCGCAGGGTTTAATGTGACTGGCGGCAGCAGTTTTCAAGATGCATTGGGATTTCAATACGGTCTCGGCGTCGCGCCTTTTGCGCGCATCGGCGTCACCAAAATATTCGATGATGATGGCGAATTCGCTTCAAGGCTCTCTTACGCGCAATACATTCTTGATGCTTACAACGGCGGCGCAAGAATCAGCAATAACAGTTGGGGAACCTGCGATTTGGAACTCGGGATTTGCAATCTTTATGATTCGGACGCCCGCACATTTGATTTATTGGCGCGCGATGTCGATACCAGCACCGCCAGTTATGAAAACATGATTATCGTTTTTTCGGCGGGCAATGATGGCAGAAAAAGTTCGGCGTCAGTTGCCATGCCGGCAACTGCTAAAAATGTAATTTCGGTTGGCGCAAGCGAAGGGTTTCGCGCCACCGATGCGAGCGGCAACCCGTTGACCGATGGTTGCGGCATCGGCGCAACGCTTGCGGATAACGCCCAGGACGTCACCGATTTTTCATCCGGCGGACCCGTGCAGGACGGACGCGCCAAACCCGATTTGGTTGCGCCCGGTTCGCATATCACCGGCGTAGTCACACAAGACAGCGTCTATGCCACCAAACCCATCGCGAACATCGGCGTTTGCGACCGCTATTTTCCGAGCGGGCAAACTCTCTACACCTGGTCGTCCGGCACCAGCCATGCCGCGCCAAGCGTCGCGGGTGGCGCAGCTCTTGCGTTTCAGTGGCTCAAAAACCGGCGCGGCGCTGAACCGAGTTCGGCTCTCGTAAAAGCCTTGTTGCTCAATTCGACAACTTATCTGACGGGCAAAGATGCCAACGATAATTTGCCGGGCGCGAAACAAGGTTGGGGACTGATGAATGTGGCGCGAATGTTTGAAAATGTTGATCGCATCATTTATGACCAGGACGCCCATCTGTTCACCCAAAGCGGCGGCACGCCGTTTGAAATTTCCGGCGTGATTACCGACCCGACCAAAGAGTTCCGTGTAATGCTCACCTATACGGATGCGCCGGGCGCTGCGCTATCGAACGCGCCTTACGTCAATCAACTCAATCTCGAAGTGACCGTAGGCGGCGTCACCTTTAACGGCAATGTTTTCGCGGGGCAGTATTCCAAGTCCGGCGGCACCAAAGATTTTCTCAACAACGCGCAAGGCGTGCGACTCCCGGCAGGCACTACTGGCACTTTCGTGATTCGTATTCTGCCAACCGTCATCGCCGGCGATGGGGCACTATTCAACGATATTTCTTTAGACCAGGATTTTGCTTTGGTGGTTACCAACGGTCGCGAAACGCCGGTGCCGATTCTCTCTACAGCAACCGAAGTGGTCAACGATGTCACGCTTGATGATGTGAGCGTCATACACAACGGCGGCGCGACCGACCGCGCTTTAATTCCCGGTGAAACCGCTGAAATTACTTTAGGGGTTCGCAACACATCAACGGTTGCGGCAACCATTACGGCAGCGACTCTCAATTTCACAGGCGCGACGACCGCGAGCGCCGCAACTTTTCCGGTGCTTGCCGGAAATTCAACAACGCGCAATGACACACCGTTTACCATTCAGGTGCCGAATAATTTGCGTTGCGGTTCGATTGCCGAATTGCAATTGAAACTGACCACCAATCTTGGCGTGATCACTTTGCCATTTCGCGCGATGGTTGGTCGCGCCACGTCGCAGATGGTCTTGATTGATGATGATGTCGATTCCGCGAGAGTGCGGTGGAAACCGAAAAAAGGGTTTTCAACGGCGACGAATGTAGGCTTGAGCGGCACGCAATCTTACAATGCGATTGATCCGGGCAAAATCGCCAATGACCAGATTCTGGCAACCTTGATGATGAAAAAACCTGTGACCATTCCTGAAAATGCGGGCAATGTTCGCCTGTCGTTTTATCACATTCTGGATTTTGAGCCGGGCTTTGATGGCGGCGTGATGGAGTATTCGCTCGATGACGGCGTAACCTGGCTGGATTTGGGGTCGCGGGCGATTGTCGGCGGCTATGATGGTCGAGTCACCAGCGCCTCGACCAATCCGCTCGGCAACCGTTTCGCCTGGACATCGCGCAGACGACCCGGCGTGTTTACTCAGGTCGTTCTCAACCTCGATGAATTTGCGGGCAAACGGATTCGCCTGCGCTTTGCCGCAGGGTTTGATCAGGCGACCGGCATCCTCGACGGATTCAGAGGCTGGTACATCGATAACATCAAACTCACGGCTGATAGCGTCGAGTGTCGTTAA
- a CDS encoding tetratricopeptide repeat protein: protein MVFLSRNPFCITSVLGERKVLVSLCAGLMLMLASSVAYGQMGGIDTDPGDPGTGGKNQIQGTIYYPGGRRLDVRAKVRLRSLVGAEQFTLADENGAFTFRRLQGGSYVITVDAGNMFEMASERVDIIEPARRRHDPGMVLTVQINLQPKQHLPKPVGTIAVIPDEAVKLYNEALELVKKGDNKKAIEQLNAALKIFPDYFAALNELGVQHMRLKEFNKAEGYFKNATKLAPDAFTPRLNYGVLLVQMKNYPKAVDELYKALQKNAASAIGHLYIGRALVNLGSYDDAEKFLQLAVKYGNDKDELAETHRYLGAVYIERQQHQKAADELEKYLSLSPDAKDAHKISDIIKQLRASGK from the coding sequence ATGGTTTTCTTATCAAGAAACCCGTTTTGTATAACGTCCGTTTTGGGCGAAAGAAAAGTTCTCGTTTCACTGTGCGCGGGGTTGATGTTGATGTTGGCTTCGTCTGTCGCCTATGGGCAGATGGGCGGCATCGATACAGACCCGGGCGACCCCGGCACCGGCGGCAAAAATCAGATTCAGGGAACTATCTATTATCCGGGCGGGCGACGGTTGGATGTGCGCGCCAAAGTCAGGTTGAGGAGCCTGGTGGGAGCCGAACAATTCACTCTGGCGGATGAAAATGGCGCGTTTACTTTTCGCCGTCTGCAAGGCGGCAGTTATGTCATCACCGTTGATGCCGGGAATATGTTCGAGATGGCTTCGGAACGGGTGGATATTATCGAACCGGCACGACGACGCCATGACCCCGGCATGGTTTTAACCGTGCAGATTAACCTCCAACCCAAACAACATCTGCCGAAACCTGTGGGAACCATTGCCGTCATTCCCGATGAAGCCGTAAAACTTTATAACGAAGCCTTGGAACTGGTGAAAAAGGGCGACAATAAAAAAGCTATCGAACAACTCAACGCCGCACTGAAAATCTTTCCCGATTATTTTGCCGCGCTCAATGAACTCGGCGTTCAACACATGCGACTCAAAGAGTTCAATAAAGCCGAAGGGTATTTTAAAAACGCCACTAAACTTGCGCCCGATGCCTTCACGCCGCGATTGAATTATGGTGTTTTGCTGGTGCAGATGAAAAATTATCCGAAAGCCGTCGATGAGCTATACAAGGCTTTGCAAAAGAATGCTGCGTCGGCAATCGGACATCTTTATATCGGGCGGGCGCTGGTCAATTTAGGCAGTTATGATGATGCGGAAAAGTTTTTACAGTTAGCCGTAAAATACGGCAATGATAAAGACGAACTGGCAGAGACGCATCGCTATCTTGGCGCGGTTTATATCGAACGCCAGCAGCATCAAAAAGCCGCCGATGAATTGGAAAAATATCTCTCACTTTCACCGGACGCAAAAGATGCCCATAAAATCAGCGACATTATCAAACAGCTCCGCGCTTCGGGTAAATGA